A stretch of the Elephas maximus indicus isolate mEleMax1 chromosome 3, mEleMax1 primary haplotype, whole genome shotgun sequence genome encodes the following:
- the LOC126071597 gene encoding CD209 antigen-like protein A, giving the protein MEEMDDHNEPDSHEEKVTFWGQRFMKKDPRFLRSHDPGCLTQVPLPLLLLVSLGLVFVFLVTTLVQVFRIHQALQSETWDHQGNQRSVASPQKQIQLELEEIHQQLAWMNASLAGLCNPCSRNWESFQNSCYFLSRTRGTWDTSVTACQDQGAQLVIINSVEEQRFLQFWIVGKDTRTWIGLSDHHNEGAWHWVDNTKLQLSFWTEGEPNNVGDEDCAEMIAAGWNDNKCTAENFWVCEKPSTPCPGV; this is encoded by the exons ATGGAGGAGATGGATGACCACAATGAGCCAGACAGCCACG AGGAGAAGGTGACATTCTGGGGCCAGAGATTCATGAAGAAAGACCCTAGATTCCTACGATCCCACGACCCAG GGTGTCTGACCCAAGTTCCTTTGCCTCTCCTGCTTCTCGTCTCTCTGGGCCTCGTCTTTGTGTTCCTGGTGACCACCCTCGTCCAAG TCTTCAGGATCCACCAAGCCCTGCAGAGCGAGACGTGGGACCATCAGGGGAACCAAAGATCAG TTGCCAGTCCTCAGAAGCAGATACAATtggagctggaagagatccaccaGCAGCTGGCCTGGATGAACGCTTCCCTGG CTGGCCTGTGCAACCCCTGTTCCCGGAATTGGGAGTCCTTCCAGAATAGCTGCTACTTCCTCTCCCGGACCCGGGGAACATGGGACACTTCTGTCACTGCCTGCCAGGACCAGGGAGCCCAGCTGGTGATCATCAACAGTGTTGAGGAGCAG AGATTCCTGCAGTTCTGGATTGTTGGGAAAGATACCCGTACCTGGATTGGCCTCAGCGACCACCACAATGAGGGTGCCTGGCACTGGGTGGACAACACCAAACTCCAGCTAAG CTTCTGGACTGAAGGTGAACCCAACAATGTTGGGGATGAGGACTGTGCGGAGATGATTGCTGCTGGTTGGAATGACAACAAGTGTACTGCAGAAAACTTCTGGGTCTGCGAGAAACCCTCAACTCCCTGCCCTGGTGTCTGA